One window of Cellulomonas shaoxiangyii genomic DNA carries:
- a CDS encoding carbohydrate ABC transporter permease: MSSTSLQAAPPSAAPAPRASRAITPARLLPWLLLAPSLAALVVVTGWPLVRMLWLSFQEYERAQLMGVPAEWVGLQNYTDTLTDPRFWTVTVRSFALMVVCVVLTITLGTLVALLLMRLGRVMRLVLSVGLLLAWAMPPLAAMLVWGWMFDTQYGVVNHLLTSVTGTSWMGHSWLIEPLQFFAVATLVIVWGAIPFVAFTLYAGFTQIPHEVVEAAQIDGANAAKRFFRIQVPYVKPVYTVLIVLSMIWDLKVFTQIFVLQGIGGVKSETNTLGVYIYEMGMAQGHYGTASAIAVVFTVIMLAISAYYVRATVKEEEL; this comes from the coding sequence ATGAGCTCCACCTCGCTCCAGGCCGCGCCGCCCTCGGCGGCGCCCGCCCCCCGCGCCTCGCGCGCGATCACCCCGGCCCGGCTGCTGCCGTGGCTGCTGCTCGCCCCGAGCCTGGCCGCCCTCGTCGTCGTGACCGGCTGGCCGCTCGTGCGGATGCTGTGGCTGTCGTTCCAGGAGTACGAGCGCGCCCAGCTGATGGGCGTGCCGGCCGAGTGGGTGGGGCTGCAGAACTACACCGACACGCTGACGGATCCGAGGTTCTGGACCGTCACGGTGCGCAGCTTCGCGCTGATGGTCGTGTGCGTCGTCCTCACCATCACGCTCGGCACGCTCGTCGCCCTGCTGCTCATGAGGCTCGGGCGCGTGATGCGGCTCGTGCTGTCCGTCGGGCTGCTGCTCGCGTGGGCCATGCCGCCGCTCGCGGCGATGCTCGTGTGGGGCTGGATGTTCGACACGCAGTACGGCGTCGTGAACCACCTGCTCACGTCCGTGACGGGGACCAGCTGGATGGGGCACTCCTGGCTCATCGAGCCGCTGCAGTTCTTCGCCGTCGCGACGCTCGTCATCGTCTGGGGCGCGATCCCGTTCGTGGCCTTCACGCTCTACGCGGGGTTCACGCAGATCCCGCACGAGGTCGTCGAGGCCGCCCAGATCGACGGCGCGAACGCGGCGAAGCGCTTCTTCCGCATCCAGGTGCCGTACGTGAAGCCGGTCTACACGGTCCTCATCGTGCTGTCGATGATCTGGGACCTGAAGGTGTTCACGCAGATCTTCGTGCTGCAGGGCATCGGGGGCGTGAAGTCCGAGACGAACACGCTCGGCGTCTACATCTACGAGATGGGCATGGCGCAGGGCCACTACGGCACGGCCAGCGCCATCGCCGTCGTCTTCACGGTCATCATGCTCGCGATCTCGGCCTACTACGTGCGCGCGACCGTCAAGGAGGAGGAGCTGTGA
- a CDS encoding extracellular solute-binding protein, translating to MKILRFAAAGFAAALTLTACSSGSAGGSTDAEGGGSEGAEIRVWLVGSDTPQDARDYLKETFEEENPGSTLVIQEQSWTGLVDKLTTSLSGSDSPDVVEVGNTQAPTFTSAGYFAPLDDVAEDLGGDDLLPGFVESGTWEDTFYAAPYYAGSRVVFYSEQILGGAPVPTTLDEYVATATQARTDGHSGVWFPGQDWYNMLPFVWENGGFIAEQEGDQWEAGFSSEGGVAGLQQVQDLFQNASNAPKDGDETNLQVPFCEGATTFLSAPSWIKWSILAEADAEVPGCPETYGADLHAFPLPGKDGGAATVFAGGSNIAVAAKSANPDLATEALAIMLSDEYQTILAENGLIPAKVSLADALPDDEITAAAAAAAANARLTPATPKWGDVEAQKVMQDALVRIAQGEDVPTVAEELDSTIESILNG from the coding sequence GTGAAGATCCTACGTTTCGCGGCCGCCGGCTTCGCGGCGGCGCTCACGCTGACGGCGTGCTCGTCCGGTTCGGCCGGTGGCTCCACCGACGCAGAGGGCGGGGGCTCGGAGGGGGCCGAGATCCGCGTCTGGCTCGTCGGGTCGGACACGCCGCAGGACGCCCGCGACTACCTGAAGGAGACGTTCGAGGAGGAGAACCCGGGCTCGACCCTGGTGATCCAGGAGCAGTCCTGGACCGGCCTCGTCGACAAGCTGACGACGTCGCTGTCGGGCTCCGACAGCCCCGACGTCGTCGAGGTGGGCAACACGCAGGCGCCCACGTTCACGTCGGCCGGCTACTTCGCGCCGCTCGACGACGTCGCCGAGGACCTCGGCGGCGACGACCTGCTGCCGGGCTTCGTGGAGTCGGGCACCTGGGAGGACACGTTCTACGCCGCGCCGTACTACGCCGGCTCGCGCGTCGTGTTCTACAGCGAGCAGATCCTCGGCGGCGCACCGGTCCCCACGACGCTCGACGAGTACGTCGCCACCGCGACGCAGGCCCGCACCGACGGCCACTCCGGCGTGTGGTTCCCGGGCCAGGACTGGTACAACATGCTCCCGTTCGTCTGGGAGAACGGCGGCTTCATCGCCGAGCAGGAGGGCGACCAGTGGGAGGCCGGGTTCTCCTCGGAGGGCGGCGTCGCGGGCCTCCAGCAGGTCCAGGACCTGTTCCAGAACGCGTCCAACGCCCCCAAGGACGGCGACGAGACGAACCTGCAGGTGCCCTTCTGCGAGGGCGCCACGACCTTCCTCTCGGCACCGAGCTGGATCAAGTGGTCGATCCTCGCGGAGGCCGACGCGGAGGTCCCGGGCTGCCCCGAGACCTACGGCGCCGACCTGCACGCCTTCCCGCTGCCCGGCAAGGACGGCGGAGCGGCGACGGTGTTCGCCGGCGGCTCGAACATCGCCGTCGCGGCGAAGTCGGCGAACCCCGACCTCGCCACGGAGGCGCTGGCGATCATGCTCTCCGACGAGTACCAGACGATCCTCGCCGAGAACGGCCTGATCCCGGCGAAGGTCTCGCTCGCCGACGCGCTGCCGGACGACGAGATCACCGCGGCCGCGGCCGCTGCCGCGGCGAACGCGCGGCTCACGCCGGCCACGCCCAAGTGGGGCGACGTCGAGGCGCAGAAGGTCATGCAGGACGCGCTCGTGCGGATCGCCCAGGGTGAGGACGTCCCGACGGTCGCCGAGGAGCTCGACTCCACGATCGAGTCCATCCTCAACGGCTGA
- a CDS encoding ROK family transcriptional regulator: MTTTTRSAGGPATNPVRRGLRPTVKVLPEHARAHNRSLVLGHLFHEGPSSRADIARSTGLTRVTVSDLVAALLGEGLVAELGVRSEARVGKPATLVGLRSADHHVVTVDLTDDETVHGAVMTLDAGVVTRIHEPSGGTTGAAAVDLVEDVCRRLLEGATCPVIGVGISSPGVIDDTGTVLEAPNRGWFDVPLAARLTAGLGVPVHVANDANTRALGEFTYGGADASTMIVTVGQGVGAGLLVDGSLVRGRGHAAGEIGHVTVVDETTPGEDAQECACGRRGCLETVLSAPALRRRVAGLTPEDSDAALASVGRMLGRALAPVASALNLAEVLLSGPPELLDGPLREAALATVRARTMPVIGHELALRMAALDEDAALAGAAVLVLSGQLGIT, from the coding sequence GTGACGACGACGACGCGGTCGGCCGGCGGCCCCGCGACCAACCCCGTGCGGCGCGGCCTGCGGCCCACCGTGAAGGTGCTCCCGGAGCACGCCCGTGCGCACAACCGGTCGCTCGTCCTCGGCCACCTGTTCCACGAGGGCCCCTCGTCCCGCGCCGACATCGCGCGCAGCACGGGGCTCACCCGGGTCACCGTCTCCGACCTCGTGGCCGCGCTGCTGGGGGAGGGCCTCGTGGCCGAGCTCGGCGTGCGCTCGGAGGCGCGCGTCGGCAAGCCCGCCACGCTCGTGGGCCTGCGGTCCGCCGACCACCACGTCGTCACGGTCGACCTCACGGACGACGAGACCGTGCACGGCGCCGTCATGACGCTCGACGCCGGGGTCGTCACCCGGATCCACGAGCCGAGCGGCGGCACCACCGGTGCGGCGGCCGTCGACCTGGTCGAGGACGTGTGCCGCCGGCTCCTCGAGGGCGCCACGTGCCCCGTGATCGGCGTCGGCATCTCCTCGCCCGGCGTCATCGACGACACGGGCACCGTGCTCGAGGCGCCCAACCGCGGCTGGTTCGACGTGCCGCTCGCCGCCCGGCTGACCGCCGGCCTCGGCGTGCCCGTGCACGTCGCCAACGACGCGAACACCCGCGCCCTCGGCGAGTTCACGTACGGCGGTGCGGACGCCAGCACGATGATCGTCACGGTGGGCCAGGGCGTCGGCGCCGGGCTGCTGGTCGACGGCTCGCTCGTGCGCGGCCGCGGCCACGCCGCGGGGGAGATCGGGCACGTCACCGTCGTGGACGAGACGACGCCCGGCGAGGACGCGCAGGAGTGCGCGTGCGGCCGCCGCGGCTGCCTCGAGACCGTGCTGAGCGCGCCGGCCCTGCGCCGCCGCGTCGCCGGTCTCACCCCCGAGGACTCCGACGCCGCGCTGGCGTCGGTCGGACGGATGCTGGGGCGCGCCCTGGCACCCGTCGCCAGTGCGCTCAACCTCGCCGAGGTCCTGCTCTCCGGCCCGCCGGAGCTGCTCGACGGACCTCTGCGGGAGGCGGCGCTGGCCACCGTCCGCGCCCGCACCATGCCCGTCATCGGGCACGAGCTCGCACTGCGGATGGCGGCTCTCGACGAGGACGCGGCGCTCGCGGGCGCCGCGGTGCTCGTGCTCTCCGGTCAGCTCGGGATCACGTGA
- a CDS encoding PfkB family carbohydrate kinase, whose translation MTVRTARGSGALVCCGLTTLDVQQTVEAVPGPDEKVVASDLEVTFGGPAANAAAVAVALGVPTRLVTALGTGPLADVARAGLAAAGVDVVDVAAGRPDVLPVSTVLVTRATGARAVASVNGTRAGGVVPAGPVDALLDGAAVVLVDGHLAGVATAVAAAARAAGVPVLLDGGSWKPGTAALLAHVDLAVLSADFALPAEVGQPAHGGARVPDEDVDALLDAVAAYGPGFVARSAGPGPVRVRSILAGGDGVRRSVVRPARLVPGAVVDTVGAGDVLHGAMAAALVRGAAPLPALAEGVRCATLSVEHRGARGWLAALRGAPAAG comes from the coding sequence GTGACGGTGCGGACGGCGCGGGGGAGCGGCGCGCTCGTGTGCTGCGGCCTGACGACGCTGGACGTCCAGCAGACCGTCGAGGCCGTCCCCGGCCCGGACGAGAAGGTGGTCGCCAGCGACCTTGAGGTGACGTTCGGCGGTCCGGCGGCGAACGCGGCCGCCGTCGCCGTCGCGCTGGGTGTGCCCACCCGGCTCGTCACCGCGCTCGGCACCGGGCCGCTGGCGGACGTCGCGCGCGCCGGGCTGGCGGCCGCGGGCGTGGACGTCGTCGACGTCGCGGCCGGCCGGCCGGACGTGCTGCCCGTCTCCACGGTCCTCGTGACGCGTGCCACGGGGGCGCGCGCGGTCGCGTCGGTGAACGGGACGCGGGCGGGCGGGGTCGTGCCGGCCGGGCCGGTCGACGCGCTGCTCGACGGCGCCGCGGTCGTGCTGGTCGACGGGCACCTCGCCGGCGTGGCCACCGCGGTCGCGGCGGCCGCCCGCGCGGCCGGTGTGCCCGTGCTCCTCGACGGCGGCAGCTGGAAGCCCGGCACGGCGGCGCTGCTCGCCCACGTCGACCTCGCCGTGCTGTCGGCGGACTTCGCGCTGCCGGCCGAGGTGGGGCAGCCGGCCCACGGCGGCGCACGCGTGCCCGACGAGGACGTCGACGCGCTGCTCGACGCGGTCGCGGCGTACGGACCGGGGTTCGTCGCGCGCTCGGCCGGCCCCGGCCCGGTGCGCGTGCGGTCGATCCTGGCGGGAGGGGACGGCGTGCGGCGCTCGGTCGTGCGTCCCGCTCGGCTCGTGCCGGGGGCGGTCGTCGACACGGTGGGCGCCGGGGACGTGCTGCACGGCGCCATGGCGGCGGCCCTGGTCCGCGGTGCCGCGCCGCTCCCCGCGCTGGCCGAGGGGGTGCGCTGCGCCACCCTGTCCGTCGAGCACCGCGGCGCGCGCGGGTGGCTCGCCGCGCTGCGCGGCGCGCCCGCCGCGGGCTGA
- the pgi gene encoding glucose-6-phosphate isomerase: MPTPPIDPTTTSAWQGLSEHGSAFRPDLRGWFAADPGRAGRLTFGLGDLTVDLSKNLVTDETLALLVRLGEEVQLTDRFAAMLAGEHINVTEDRAVLHTALRRPADAEPPLVVDGQHVDDDVQQVLGEVFAFAEQVRSGEWTGVTGERVRTVVNIGIGGSDLGPVMVYEALEPYVADDLEVRFVSNIDPTDIAQKTSDLDPATTLFIVASKTFTTLETLTNARLARQWLWDRLAADGHLEDSDEARRDAVAKHFVAVSTALDKVADFGIDPDNAFGFWDWVGGRYSVDSAIGTSLAIAVGPDAFGDLLEGFHAVDEHARTTPLERNVPFLMGLLNVWYVNFLGAHTHAVLPYAQQLHRFPAYLQQLTMESNGKSVRWDGTPVTTQTGEVFWGEPGTNGQHAFYQLIHQGTRLIPADFIAVANPAYPLHDAGTDVHALFLANFFAQTKALAFGRTADEVRAEGTAEEIVPARVFPGNRPTTSVLAPALTPSVVGQLIALYEHITFAQGIVWGIDSFDQWGVELGKKLATEIAPAVQGDAAALDAQDPSTRALIARYLELRA; this comes from the coding sequence GTGCCCACGCCGCCCATCGACCCGACGACCACCAGCGCCTGGCAGGGCCTCTCGGAGCACGGGAGCGCGTTCCGGCCGGACCTGCGCGGCTGGTTCGCCGCCGACCCCGGCCGCGCGGGCCGCCTGACGTTCGGGCTCGGGGACCTGACCGTCGACCTGTCGAAGAACCTCGTCACCGACGAGACCCTGGCGCTGCTCGTCCGGCTGGGCGAGGAGGTGCAGCTGACCGACCGGTTCGCCGCGATGCTCGCCGGTGAGCACATCAACGTCACCGAGGACCGCGCCGTGCTGCACACGGCCCTGCGCCGCCCCGCCGACGCCGAGCCCCCGCTCGTGGTGGACGGCCAGCACGTCGACGACGACGTGCAGCAGGTGCTCGGGGAGGTCTTCGCGTTCGCGGAGCAGGTGCGCTCGGGCGAGTGGACGGGTGTGACCGGCGAGCGCGTGCGCACCGTGGTCAACATCGGCATCGGCGGCTCGGACCTCGGGCCGGTCATGGTGTACGAGGCGCTCGAGCCGTACGTCGCGGACGACCTCGAGGTGCGGTTCGTCTCCAACATCGACCCGACCGACATCGCGCAGAAGACGTCGGACCTCGACCCGGCGACCACGCTGTTCATCGTCGCGTCGAAGACGTTCACCACCCTGGAGACGCTCACCAACGCGCGGCTCGCGCGGCAGTGGCTGTGGGACCGCCTGGCCGCCGACGGGCACCTCGAGGACTCCGACGAGGCTCGGCGCGACGCCGTGGCGAAGCACTTCGTCGCCGTGTCCACCGCCCTGGACAAGGTCGCGGACTTCGGCATCGACCCGGACAACGCGTTCGGCTTCTGGGACTGGGTCGGGGGGCGCTACTCCGTCGACTCGGCCATCGGCACGTCGCTCGCGATCGCCGTCGGCCCGGACGCCTTCGGCGACCTCCTCGAGGGCTTCCACGCCGTCGACGAGCACGCGCGCACCACCCCGCTCGAGCGGAACGTGCCGTTCCTCATGGGGCTGCTCAACGTCTGGTACGTCAACTTCCTCGGCGCGCACACGCACGCCGTGCTGCCCTACGCGCAGCAGCTGCACCGCTTCCCCGCGTACCTGCAGCAGCTCACGATGGAGTCGAACGGCAAGTCCGTCCGCTGGGACGGCACGCCGGTGACGACGCAGACGGGCGAGGTCTTCTGGGGCGAGCCCGGCACGAACGGGCAGCACGCGTTCTACCAGCTCATCCACCAGGGCACGCGCCTGATCCCGGCCGACTTCATCGCGGTCGCGAACCCGGCGTACCCGCTGCACGACGCCGGGACCGACGTGCACGCCCTCTTCCTCGCGAACTTCTTCGCGCAGACCAAGGCGCTCGCGTTCGGCAGGACCGCCGACGAGGTGCGCGCGGAGGGCACGGCCGAGGAGATCGTCCCCGCGCGCGTGTTCCCGGGGAACCGCCCGACCACGTCGGTCCTCGCCCCGGCGCTCACCCCGTCGGTGGTCGGCCAGCTCATCGCGCTGTACGAGCACATCACCTTCGCGCAGGGCATCGTCTGGGGCATCGACTCGTTCGACCAGTGGGGCGTCGAGCTCGGCAAGAAGCTCGCGACGGAGATCGCACCCGCGGTGCAGGGCGACGCGGCCGCACTCGACGCGCAGGACCCGTCGACGCGCGCGCTCATCGCCCGCTACCTCGAGCTGCGCGCCTGA
- a CDS encoding amidohydrolase yields the protein MTSGTTVRPSVVAITGGYVVPVVGPPVEGGTVLVEDGRITAVGADVVVPAGARVVDATGRWVLPGFVEAHGHVGLHEEGEGVAGNDTNEMTVPNAAAVRAIDAVNVEDEGFRDALSGGITSVVVKPGSGNPIGGQSVAMKTWGGRTVDEQVIAASVSVKSALGENPKRVYGERKQLPSTRLGTALVIREAFAKARHYAAARAAAATKGEPFAPDLALETLVRVLDGELVWDQHTHRHDDIATALRLADEFGYRLVINHGTEGHKLADVLAERDVPVIFGPMFTSRSKVELRDRAIGNLAALAAAGVRVAITTDHPVVPINFLVHQATLAVKEGLPPQTALEALTVNPASFFGLEGRVGALEPGRDGDVVVWSADPLDVHARVEHVLIEGRTVYRWDAEAGVGRVVERAERFTA from the coding sequence ATGACCTCTGGGACCACCGTCCGTCCGTCCGTCGTCGCGATCACCGGCGGGTACGTGGTGCCCGTCGTCGGCCCGCCCGTCGAGGGCGGGACCGTGCTGGTCGAGGACGGCCGCATCACGGCCGTCGGTGCGGACGTCGTCGTGCCGGCCGGCGCACGCGTCGTCGACGCGACGGGCCGGTGGGTGCTGCCCGGCTTCGTCGAGGCGCACGGGCACGTCGGCCTGCACGAGGAGGGCGAGGGCGTCGCGGGCAACGACACGAACGAGATGACCGTGCCCAACGCGGCGGCCGTGCGCGCGATCGACGCCGTCAACGTCGAGGACGAGGGCTTCCGCGACGCGCTGTCCGGCGGAATCACGTCGGTCGTCGTCAAGCCGGGCTCGGGCAACCCGATCGGCGGCCAGTCGGTGGCGATGAAGACGTGGGGTGGGCGCACGGTCGACGAGCAGGTCATCGCCGCGTCGGTGTCGGTGAAGTCGGCGCTGGGGGAGAACCCGAAGCGGGTCTACGGCGAGCGCAAGCAGCTGCCGTCCACGCGCCTCGGCACCGCGCTGGTCATCCGCGAGGCGTTCGCCAAGGCCCGCCACTACGCGGCCGCCCGCGCCGCCGCCGCGACCAAGGGCGAGCCGTTCGCCCCCGACCTGGCGCTCGAGACGCTCGTCCGCGTCCTCGACGGCGAGCTGGTCTGGGACCAGCACACCCACCGGCACGACGACATCGCGACCGCCCTGCGCCTGGCCGACGAGTTCGGGTACCGGCTCGTCATCAACCACGGCACCGAGGGCCACAAGCTCGCCGACGTGCTCGCGGAGCGCGACGTGCCCGTGATCTTCGGCCCGATGTTCACGAGCCGCTCCAAGGTGGAGCTGCGCGACCGCGCGATCGGCAACCTCGCCGCGCTCGCGGCCGCCGGCGTGCGCGTGGCCATCACGACCGACCACCCGGTCGTGCCGATCAACTTCCTCGTCCACCAGGCGACGCTCGCCGTCAAGGAGGGGCTGCCGCCGCAGACCGCGCTCGAGGCCCTCACGGTCAACCCCGCCTCGTTCTTCGGCCTCGAGGGCCGCGTGGGCGCGCTGGAGCCGGGCCGCGACGGCGACGTCGTCGTGTGGTCCGCCGACCCGCTGGACGTGCACGCGCGCGTCGAGCACGTGCTCATCGAGGGCCGGACGGTCTACAGGTGGGATGCCGAGGCCGGCGTGGGCCGCGTCGTCGAGCGCGCGGAGCGGTTCACGGCCTGA
- a CDS encoding GDSL-type esterase/lipase family protein, whose protein sequence is MPTHPLRRVLAVLCALAAALAACALAAVPGTAAPRPAAASSPPVRVMALGDSITGNPGCWRAMLHRDLTAAGHAVDMVGSLPAQGCGIAHDGDNEGHGGALVTDVAASGQAAGWFAAARPQVVLLHFATNDVWSARTPAQVLDAWTTLVRQARAVDPEVVLVVAQIIPVAPPTCAECPERTRALNAQVPGWAAATSTDRSPVLVVDQWTGWDPARDTDDGVHPHAGGFARMAAAWFPAVVRALKIVGGQGPAPTATPTPTPTPTPTPTPTPTPTPSWTVPPTTDDGCHATHTVTSAWPGGWVATVRVEAGSAAVSGWRVEFVGGPAPTVAHAWSSTSTGGGFTNAAWNGRLAAGGTTELGYQGTGSPGTPRVRCVATPAS, encoded by the coding sequence ATGCCGACCCACCCGCTGCGCCGCGTCCTCGCCGTCCTCTGCGCCCTCGCCGCGGCGCTCGCCGCGTGCGCGCTCGCCGCCGTGCCGGGCACGGCCGCGCCGCGGCCCGCGGCGGCCTCGTCGCCACCCGTGCGCGTCATGGCGCTGGGCGACTCGATCACCGGGAACCCCGGCTGCTGGCGCGCGATGCTGCACCGCGACCTCACCGCCGCCGGTCACGCCGTCGACATGGTCGGGTCCCTGCCGGCCCAGGGCTGCGGCATCGCGCACGACGGCGACAACGAGGGCCACGGCGGGGCCCTGGTGACGGACGTCGCCGCGTCCGGGCAGGCGGCGGGGTGGTTCGCCGCGGCGCGGCCCCAGGTCGTCCTGCTGCACTTCGCGACCAACGACGTGTGGAGCGCGCGGACACCGGCGCAGGTGCTCGACGCGTGGACGACCCTCGTGCGCCAGGCGCGCGCCGTCGACCCCGAGGTGGTGCTCGTCGTCGCGCAGATCATCCCCGTCGCGCCGCCCACGTGCGCCGAGTGCCCCGAGCGCACGCGGGCGCTCAACGCGCAGGTGCCCGGCTGGGCCGCCGCCACGTCGACCGACCGCTCGCCCGTGCTGGTCGTCGACCAGTGGACCGGCTGGGACCCCGCGCGCGACACGGACGACGGCGTGCACCCGCACGCCGGCGGCTTCGCGCGGATGGCGGCCGCCTGGTTCCCGGCGGTCGTGCGCGCGCTCAAGATCGTCGGCGGGCAGGGCCCGGCGCCCACGGCGACCCCGACCCCGACGCCCACACCGACCCCGACGCCCACACCGACCCCGACCCCCACCCCGTCCTGGACGGTCCCGCCGACCACCGACGACGGCTGCCACGCCACGCACACCGTGACCAGCGCGTGGCCCGGCGGCTGGGTCGCGACCGTGCGCGTCGAGGCGGGGTCGGCCGCCGTGTCCGGCTGGCGCGTGGAGTTCGTCGGCGGTCCCGCGCCCACGGTCGCGCACGCGTGGAGCTCGACCTCCACCGGCGGCGGGTTCACGAACGCCGCGTGGAACGGGCGGCTCGCCGCCGGTGGCACGACCGAGCTCGGGTACCAGGGCACGGGGTCGCCGGGGACGCCCCGCGTGCGGTGCGTCGCGACGCCGGCGTCCTGA
- a CDS encoding RNA-binding S4 domain-containing protein, with protein sequence MAEPLGRVRVDAWTWAVRLFPTRSAAAAACRAGHVRVNGERAKPATQVVPGDEVLVRGGERERLVVVQRMLVKRVSAEVAQASYLDRSPAPVPRERVAVAAARDRGAGRPTKRDRREIDRLRGR encoded by the coding sequence ATGGCCGAGCCGCTCGGACGCGTGCGCGTCGACGCCTGGACGTGGGCGGTGCGCCTGTTCCCGACCCGGTCCGCGGCCGCCGCCGCGTGCCGCGCGGGGCACGTGCGCGTCAACGGGGAGCGCGCCAAGCCCGCGACGCAGGTCGTGCCCGGCGACGAGGTGCTGGTCCGGGGTGGCGAGCGCGAGCGCCTCGTCGTGGTGCAGCGGATGCTCGTCAAGCGGGTCTCCGCGGAGGTCGCGCAGGCGTCCTACCTGGACCGCTCCCCGGCGCCCGTCCCGCGCGAGCGGGTCGCCGTCGCGGCGGCGCGCGACCGCGGCGCCGGGCGGCCCACCAAGCGCGACCGGCGCGAGATCGACCGCCTCCGCGGGCGCTGA